In one window of Electrophorus electricus isolate fEleEle1 chromosome 15, fEleEle1.pri, whole genome shotgun sequence DNA:
- the naalad2 gene encoding N-acetylated-alpha-linked acidic dipeptidase 2 — MGADKRRVRCIQWAIVFVILFFVGFIIGWFAKPMPVQYEKPSPSYLHEFLDEMHAENIREHLRKFTRLPHLAGTLQNLRLAEQIQKEWLAFGLDSAELVWYDVLLSYPNGTKPNYISIVDQHGEEFFKSLLAEPVPEGYEDLTDIVPPYSAFSAQGKPEGDLVYVNYGRTEDFFKLDREMGINCTGKIVIARYGKIFRGNKVKNAMLAGAKGIVLYSDPADYSAVGVEPYPAGWNLPGGGAQRGNVLNLNGAGDPLTPGYPAKEYTYRFSPEEGLGLPKIPVHPIGYNDAARLLKNMGGTASPPDWKGALNVSYNIGPGFSDEFKQNKVRMTIHTYNQVTRIYNVIGKIRGAQEPDRYVILGGHRDAWVFGGIDPISGAAVVHEIAQASGKLMQRGWRPRRTLIFASWDAEEFGLLGSTEWAEDNAKILQDRAVAYINADSAIEGMYTLRVDCTPSLQTLVYDVTKQVGSPEVGEEGMSLYDSWHKRDNWTDNRDAPRINKLGSGSDFEAYFIRLGIASARARYTKNRKDTYSNYPVYHSVYETYEIVEHFYDPTFQRLLAVARVRGGLIFHLADAPILPLNCLEYAHALIQYAHGILKIAQKHPEAMQRYTVSFDALFSAVNNFTNAANDFHQRLKKVDTTDLLAVRMVNDQLMYLERAFIDPLGLPDRPFYRHIIFAPSSHNKYAGESFPGIYDALFDIESAVDPARAWDEVKRQISIAAFTVNAASNTLNPVA; from the exons ATGGGAGCTGATAAAAGGCGAGTCCGCTGTATCCAGTGGGCAATCGTCTTCGTTATATTGTTTTTCGTTGGTTTTATCATTG GTTGGTTTGCAAAACCCATGCCTGTACAGTATGAGAAACCATCACCTAGCTACCTCCACGAGTTCCTCGATGAAATGCATGCAGAGAACATCAGAGAGCATcttag GAAGTTCACACGTCTGCCGCATCTGGCAGGCACGCTGCAGAACCTGAGATTGGCTGAGCAGATTCAGAAGGAGTGGCTAGCGTTTGGGCTGGACTCAGCCGAGCTGGTCTGGTATGATGTTCTGCTGTCATATCCGAATGGAACCAAACCCAACTACATCTCCATAGTTGATCAACATGGAGAAGAG TTCTTTAAATCCTTACTGGCTGAACCAGTACCAGAGGGATATGAAGACCTAACTGACATTGTACCCCCTTACAGCGCCTTCTCTGCACAGGGAAAACCAGAG GGAGATTTGGTTTATGTGAACTATGGCAGGACAGAGGACTTCTTCAAGCTGGATAGAGAGATGGGAATTAACTGCACCGGAAAAATCGTCATAGCCAGATATGGTAAAATATTCCGAGGTAACAAG gtgAAGAATGCAATGCTAGCAGGGGCCAAAGGCATTGTGCTCTATTCTGACCCAGCGGATTATTCTGCTGTGGGTGTAGAACCATATCCTGCTGGATGGAACTTGCCAGGAGGGGGCGCGCAAAGAGGCAATGTCCTCAACCTGAATGGGGCAGGAGACCCCCTCACTCCAGGATACCCTGCTAAAG AGTATACTTACAGATTTAGTCCAGAGGAAGGCTTGGGACTCCCCAAAATTCCAGTGCACCCTATTGGCTATAATGATGCTGCTCGACTGTTAAA GAACATGGGTGGGACTGCTTCGCCTCCTGATTGGAAAGGAGCTCTGAACGTGTCATACAATATTGGGCCTGGATTTAGCGATGAGTTCAAACAAAA TAAAGTCCGTATGACCATCCACACCTACAACCAGGTGACGCGCATCTATAATGTCATTGGCAAGATCCGAGGGGCCCAAGAGCCAG acaggTATGTTATCCTGGGCGGGCATCGTGATGCATGGGTTTTTGGAGGAATCGATCCTATAAGCGGAGCAGCAGTGGTGCACGAGATTGCTCAAGCCTCTGGGAAACTTATGCAACGAG gatGGCGACCTAGACGCACTCTGATCTTTGCTAGTTGGGATGCAGAGGAGTTTGGCCTGCTGGGCTCTACAGAATGGGCCGAG gacaATGCTAAAATACTTCAGGACAGAGCGGTAGCTTATATCAATGCAGACTCTGCCATCGAGG GAATGTATACACTGAGGGTAGACTGCACTCCTTCTCTACAGACACTGGTTTATGATGTCACCAAACAG GTTGGGAGCCCCGAGGTGGGAGAGGAGGGTATGAGTCTATATGATAGCTGGCACAAACGGGACAACTGGACCGACAACCGAGATGCTCCCCG GATCAACAAACTGGGCTCTGGGAGTGATtttgaagcatattttattagATTGGGAATCGCATCTGCAAGGGCAAGATACACCAAAAACAGA AAAGACACGTACAGCAATTACCCCGTCTACCATAGCGTATACGAGACATATGAGATCGTCGAGCACTTTTACGACCCAACGTTCCAGCGGCTGCTGGCCGTGGCCCGCGTGCGGGGGGGGCTGATCTTCCATCTGGCCGATGCCCCCATCCTCCCCCTAAACTGTTTGGAGTACGCCCACGCCCTCATCCAGTACGCCCACGGCATCCTGAAGATCGCCCAAAAACATCCGGAGGCTATGCAGCGCTACACCGTCTCATTCG atgCACTTTTTTCTGCCGTGAACAATTTTACAAACGCAGCAAACGATTTTCACCAGCGGCTGAAGAAAGTGGACACCACAGA TCTTCTGGCAGTTCGGATGGTAAACGATCAGCTGATGTATCTGGAGCGAGCATTCATTGACCCTCTGGGGCTGCCTGATCGACCTTTCTACAG ACACATCATCTTCGCTCCAAGCAGCCACAACAAATATGCCGGTGAGTCGTTTCCCGGAATTTACGACGCGTTGTTCGACATCGAGAGCGCAGTGGACCCGGCGAGGGCCTGGGACGAGGTGAAGCGCCAGATCAGCATCGCGGCCTTCACTGTCAACGCCGCCAGCAACACACTTAACCCTGTTGCATGA